Proteins co-encoded in one Meiothermus sp. genomic window:
- a CDS encoding ABC transporter permease, translating to MEIVVALFFSTLRQAAPLLLTALGGLFSERSGVVNIALEGMILFGAAAAAITVNRIEVASGGLEALWIPWVGVLVGALVGGLVGLIHAIASIKYRADQIVSGTAINIAALGAPSILLQVLYNNTSTSQEVKNRLPLISFGFGEVSVLVLGAFLLVPVVWWVLFQTPWGLRLRAVGEHPQAAETMGVNVIRMRYTAVILSGVLAGIAGAYLSIGFLNQFIRAMSAGAGFIALAALIFGKWHPFGVLGATLLFGFAQALAIQLQGGDILPATIVQALPFVLTMLVLAGFIGRSRPPAAVGKPYDK from the coding sequence ATGGAGATTGTCGTTGCGCTCTTTTTTTCAACGCTGCGCCAGGCCGCGCCATTGTTGCTCACCGCACTGGGTGGATTGTTCTCCGAGCGAAGCGGGGTAGTTAATATCGCCCTCGAGGGCATGATTCTGTTCGGTGCGGCGGCGGCAGCGATTACCGTGAACCGAATCGAGGTAGCTAGCGGGGGCCTCGAGGCCCTCTGGATTCCTTGGGTGGGTGTGCTGGTTGGCGCTCTGGTGGGTGGGCTGGTGGGTTTGATACACGCGATTGCCTCCATCAAATACCGTGCCGATCAAATTGTTTCGGGTACGGCCATCAACATCGCTGCGCTGGGCGCTCCCTCCATTTTGTTGCAGGTGCTGTACAACAATACCTCTACCTCGCAGGAGGTCAAGAACCGATTGCCGTTGATATCCTTTGGTTTTGGCGAGGTCTCTGTCCTGGTGCTGGGGGCTTTCCTTTTGGTGCCCGTGGTCTGGTGGGTTCTGTTCCAAACCCCCTGGGGTCTGCGCCTGCGAGCGGTGGGGGAGCACCCTCAGGCTGCCGAGACCATGGGTGTGAATGTGATACGCATGCGCTACACCGCGGTTATTTTGTCGGGCGTGCTAGCAGGTATCGCGGGTGCGTATCTTTCAATTGGCTTCCTCAACCAGTTCATCCGGGCGATGAGCGCCGGGGCAGGCTTTATTGCCCTGGCTGCGCTCATTTTTGGCAAATGGCATCCGTTTGGGGTGCTGGGGGCCACCCTGCTGTTTGGGTTTGCCCAGGCGCTGGCTATCCAGCTCCAGGGCGGAGACATTTTGCCTGCAACCATCGTGCAAGCATTGCCCTTTGTTCTTACCATGCTGGTGCTGGCTGGCTTTATTGGACGCAGCCGTCCACCTGCGGCGGTTGGTAAGCCCTATGACAAGTAA
- a CDS encoding ABC transporter permease has product MGRYLFLIAGAITLVLMILSPWAVPMREFDGTGYLLNPLGAMNPKGLALPEGLSFGWLGLFFGLWAVLLLTASLVMFLPGAQMRARVLYVLGGVGVLLFALEAYLFYQAIAAANDAALAAGARRPPLRRFALSLGAYAGLFYALGLLLLARMQLPGGLAFLVRLRGVVVPVVSLLLAVVVGAGVVAVLRPGLGTQGVEDLGLRELIAGKLDLVTYTFQILFSPILSLAGIFNSLSFATPLIFTGLAVAFGFRAGLFNIGAPGQLTIGALFAMLVGVYLPLPGWLLLPTAILAAALGGALWGGIVGWLKARFGANEVINTIMMNYIAASVLLFMLAANEYSFFGNKVTLPFKAEGFEGRSEEMQEEARIPHMIDILAPNSTFSWALPLAVVAALGVYYALRRLELGKRLLAALGAMVAGFVLGGLVPGIPVTISSALSSQLLNGSFLVAVLALLFYNFYLFRTAGGYELRATGLAPKAAEYAGVNLKRKMIMAMIISGALAGLAATHYVLGAGMDGTYRLKTSIPSSVGFDGIAVALMGQNMPLGIFLSATLFGVLLAGGVSLNAQLGISNQIIQVLQALIILFIAVGGFLPRYFTDPLRAAQVETEAKAEQEARQAKSSPAAGD; this is encoded by the coding sequence ATGGGTAGGTACCTGTTTTTAATTGCGGGGGCGATCACGTTGGTCTTGATGATCTTGTCCCCTTGGGCTGTGCCGATGCGAGAGTTCGACGGTACTGGCTACCTGCTAAACCCGCTGGGCGCCATGAACCCCAAAGGTCTTGCTTTGCCCGAGGGGCTAAGCTTTGGCTGGCTTGGGCTTTTTTTTGGGCTTTGGGCGGTGCTGTTGCTGACTGCCAGCCTGGTTATGTTTTTACCGGGTGCCCAGATGCGCGCCAGAGTACTTTATGTGCTGGGTGGGGTAGGTGTGTTGTTGTTTGCCCTCGAGGCCTATTTGTTCTACCAGGCCATTGCAGCCGCCAACGATGCCGCGCTGGCAGCAGGCGCCCGTCGGCCCCCGCTACGCCGTTTCGCACTATCCCTTGGGGCGTATGCAGGGCTGTTTTACGCCTTGGGGTTATTGCTTTTGGCTCGAATGCAACTGCCGGGTGGTCTGGCTTTTCTGGTACGTCTGCGCGGGGTGGTCGTTCCGGTCGTTTCACTCTTGCTGGCAGTGGTGGTTGGGGCCGGGGTGGTGGCTGTTTTGCGACCGGGGCTTGGCACCCAAGGGGTCGAGGACTTGGGCTTGCGCGAGCTAATTGCTGGAAAGCTCGACCTGGTCACCTATACCTTTCAAATTTTGTTTAGCCCTATTCTCAGCCTGGCCGGTATCTTTAACAGCCTAAGTTTTGCTACCCCACTTATTTTCACCGGATTGGCCGTGGCCTTCGGTTTTCGGGCGGGTTTGTTCAACATTGGAGCACCGGGGCAGCTTACCATTGGTGCGTTGTTTGCCATGCTGGTCGGGGTATATCTACCCCTGCCGGGCTGGCTGCTGCTGCCTACAGCCATACTGGCCGCCGCTTTGGGAGGGGCTTTGTGGGGTGGCATTGTGGGTTGGCTCAAGGCCCGCTTTGGGGCCAATGAGGTGATCAACACCATCATGATGAACTACATCGCCGCCTCGGTGCTGCTTTTTATGCTGGCCGCCAACGAATACAGTTTTTTCGGAAACAAAGTGACCTTGCCCTTCAAGGCTGAGGGCTTCGAGGGGCGTAGCGAGGAGATGCAGGAGGAGGCCCGGATCCCCCACATGATCGATATCCTCGCTCCCAACAGCACTTTTTCCTGGGCGCTACCTCTAGCGGTAGTGGCGGCTCTGGGGGTGTATTACGCTTTGCGGCGGCTCGAGCTGGGGAAGCGCCTGTTGGCTGCCCTCGGGGCCATGGTAGCGGGGTTTGTGCTGGGGGGCTTAGTGCCGGGTATCCCGGTTACCATCAGTTCGGCCCTGTCCTCGCAGCTTCTGAACGGTTCTTTTCTGGTAGCCGTGTTGGCTTTGCTTTTTTATAACTTTTACCTTTTTCGCACGGCAGGAGGCTACGAGCTGCGGGCAACCGGTCTGGCGCCTAAGGCGGCGGAGTACGCGGGGGTCAACCTCAAGCGAAAAATGATTATGGCCATGATTATCTCAGGGGCTCTGGCGGGGCTGGCCGCAACCCATTATGTCTTAGGGGCTGGTATGGACGGCACCTACCGACTCAAAACCTCTATTCCCTCGAGCGTCGGCTTCGATGGGATTGCGGTAGCTCTGATGGGTCAGAACATGCCTCTGGGCATTTTCCTCTCGGCAACCCTCTTTGGCGTGCTGCTGGCGGGTGGGGTCTCGCTTAATGCCCAACTCGGCATCAGCAACCAAATCATCCAGGTTTTGCAAGCCCTGATCATTTTGTTTATTGCAGTAGGCGGCTTTTTGCCGCGCTACTTTACCGACCCGCTTCGTGCGGCCCAGGTCGAGACCGAAGCTAAAGCCGAGCAAGAAGCCCGCCAGGCCAAGTCTTCGCCGGCGGCAGGAGATTAG
- a CDS encoding peptidylprolyl isomerase encodes MTVSKDNVVSIRYTLHVENELIDQGELDYLHGHRNIVPGLEEALEGKAAGEQVVVSVPPEKGYGLYDPEGVQVVDRAAFPADAEVVEGAMFYAEDSQGNPMPFTVLNVDDKEVTIDFNHALAGETLNFEVTVTDVRPATPEELEHGHVHSAREHSH; translated from the coding sequence ATGACAGTAAGCAAAGACAATGTGGTTTCCATTCGGTATACCCTGCACGTTGAAAACGAGCTGATTGACCAGGGTGAGCTGGATTACCTGCACGGCCATCGTAACATTGTGCCCGGCCTGGAAGAAGCCCTCGAGGGCAAGGCTGCTGGTGAGCAGGTGGTGGTTTCCGTGCCCCCGGAAAAGGGCTACGGCCTTTACGACCCCGAAGGCGTGCAGGTGGTAGATCGTGCGGCCTTCCCGGCAGACGCCGAGGTTGTGGAAGGGGCCATGTTTTATGCCGAAGATTCCCAGGGTAACCCCATGCCGTTTACGGTTCTCAACGTAGACGACAAGGAAGTGACCATCGACTTCAATCACGCTCTGGCGGGCGAGACCCTCAACTTCGAAGTCACCGTTACGGATGTTCGTCCTGCAACGCCGGAAGAGCTCGAGCACGGTCATGTCCACAGCGCGCGAGAACACAGCCACTAA
- the cysK gene encoding cysteine synthase A produces the protein MNVEDVIGKTPVVRLKRIVAPDMAEVWVKLEGNNPGGSIKDRTAWYLIKDAEERGILKPGSGQLIVEPTSGNTGIGLAMVAASRGYKLILTMPAQMSEERKRILRAYGAELVLTDPSRRMLAAIEEANRIVAERGAFMPNQFDNPANPRAHYETTGPEIFEQMKGRLDAFVYGSGTGGTIMGVGRYLRERLPDIQIIACEPRRSNVLSGGQMGSHQFQGMGPGFIPPNLDVKMLDRVIQVLEEDAFPLAKPLAREEGLFVGMSACGMIWAALQVARELGPGKRVLTIACDSGMKYLSTQLFADAQAETSTL, from the coding sequence ATGAATGTGGAAGACGTGATTGGGAAGACCCCGGTGGTTCGCCTGAAGCGCATAGTAGCGCCAGATATGGCGGAGGTTTGGGTGAAGCTCGAAGGCAACAACCCCGGTGGCTCCATCAAAGATCGCACCGCCTGGTATCTGATCAAGGACGCTGAAGAGCGCGGCATTTTGAAGCCAGGCTCGGGCCAGCTCATCGTAGAGCCAACCAGCGGTAATACCGGCATTGGGCTGGCCATGGTAGCGGCCAGTCGGGGTTATAAACTGATTCTGACCATGCCCGCTCAGATGTCGGAAGAGCGTAAGCGCATCCTCCGAGCTTATGGAGCCGAGTTGGTGCTAACCGATCCCAGCCGCCGCATGTTGGCTGCCATCGAGGAGGCTAACCGTATCGTGGCCGAGCGAGGCGCTTTTATGCCCAACCAGTTCGACAACCCAGCCAATCCCAGGGCCCATTACGAGACCACCGGCCCGGAAATTTTCGAGCAAATGAAGGGTCGCCTTGATGCCTTTGTGTACGGTTCGGGCACCGGGGGCACCATCATGGGCGTTGGCCGGTACCTGCGCGAGCGCCTGCCCGATATCCAGATAATTGCCTGCGAACCCCGCCGAAGCAATGTGCTCTCGGGCGGCCAGATGGGTTCGCACCAGTTCCAGGGCATGGGGCCAGGGTTCATTCCGCCCAACCTCGATGTAAAGATGCTGGATCGGGTGATTCAGGTGCTGGAGGAAGACGCTTTCCCCCTGGCCAAGCCGCTGGCCCGCGAAGAAGGGCTTTTTGTTGGAATGAGTGCCTGCGGAATGATCTGGGCCGCCCTGCAAGTAGCCCGTGAACTCGGGCCTGGCAAAAGGGTTCTAACCATCGCCTGCGACTCGGGTATGAAGTACCTCTCGACCCAACTGTTTGCGGATGCCCAGGCTGAAACCAGCACGCTTTGA
- a CDS encoding PIN/TRAM domain-containing protein gives MSMTRWILYGLFAYLGYQAGVWLEANGLIGSSPLGSLTSLNRLYLGVVGLLVGFLLVPRLMDWALQRWEHAQHWLKQLPPEIPVAITTASGLGLLLAVLLTNLLNQIPGFSAIHSLVIAAVLVTSLSAFAIANREYFRPSRPAAHPSKPRGGKVLDTSVLIDGRIGDVAEMGFLEGPLFVPRQVLRELQQFADSSDAQKRAKGRRGLDTLERLKLSVELEVLDSFESDEPVDDQILAEAKRMGSALVTNDHALAQLSRIYGVKTLSIQALASALRSPLQQGDTLSITIVKEGKEPGQGVGYLEDGTMVVVDDAIPFKGKEVGVVITQAIQTQVGRLLFGKLQAEPVDRPAYKAER, from the coding sequence ATGAGCATGACTCGGTGGATTCTGTACGGACTATTTGCCTATCTGGGCTACCAGGCAGGGGTCTGGCTCGAGGCCAACGGTCTTATCGGAAGCAGCCCCCTGGGCAGTCTGACCAGCCTCAACCGCCTATACCTGGGTGTGGTGGGCTTGCTGGTGGGCTTCCTGCTGGTACCTCGTCTGATGGATTGGGCTCTGCAGCGCTGGGAGCACGCCCAGCACTGGCTCAAGCAGCTCCCACCCGAGATTCCGGTAGCCATCACCACGGCTTCCGGTCTAGGGCTTTTGCTGGCGGTACTGCTGACCAACTTGCTCAATCAAATTCCTGGCTTCTCTGCGATTCACTCTCTAGTCATCGCAGCAGTGCTGGTTACATCACTCTCGGCTTTTGCCATCGCCAACCGCGAGTATTTTCGCCCGTCCCGTCCTGCGGCACATCCCAGCAAACCCAGGGGGGGTAAGGTGCTCGATACCTCGGTGTTGATCGATGGGCGCATTGGGGATGTCGCCGAAATGGGTTTTCTAGAAGGTCCCCTTTTTGTACCACGGCAGGTATTGCGTGAGTTGCAACAGTTCGCCGATTCTTCCGATGCCCAAAAACGCGCCAAAGGGCGCCGGGGTCTGGATACCCTCGAGCGGCTCAAGCTGAGTGTGGAGCTTGAGGTGCTCGATAGCTTCGAAAGCGACGAGCCTGTGGACGACCAGATACTGGCTGAAGCCAAGCGGATGGGCTCGGCCTTGGTCACCAACGATCACGCCTTAGCCCAGCTTTCCCGTATTTACGGGGTCAAAACCCTCTCTATTCAGGCTTTAGCCTCGGCCCTGCGATCCCCGCTACAGCAAGGCGATACCCTGAGCATCACCATCGTCAAAGAGGGCAAAGAGCCCGGCCAAGGCGTTGGCTACCTGGAAGACGGCACCATGGTTGTAGTGGACGACGCCATCCCTTTCAAAGGTAAAGAAGTGGGGGTGGTCATCACCCAGGCCATTCAGACCCAGGTGGGTCGTTTGCTGTTTGGAAAGCTCCAGGCCGAGCCAGTCGACCGCCCGGCTTATAAAGCCGAGCGATAG
- the ubiE gene encoding bifunctional demethylmenaquinone methyltransferase/2-methoxy-6-polyprenyl-1,4-benzoquinol methylase UbiE — translation MFSEIAPRYDLLNRVLSAGVDRVWRVAAVKAALEKKPSRILDLATGTGDIALLLKKIAPEVEVIGGDFAPPMLELARQKAQRAGLEIPFVEADALNLPFPDQHFDAVIIAFGFRNFADYNKALDELYRVIAPGGRLCILEFPPPPRGGLGRLYRFYFTRILPLIGGLISGNASAYRYLPDSVERFPDPITLVTMMSLAGFSTRYQLFTGGIAALHVGDKPELAQPIQALRTGEFES, via the coding sequence ATGTTCTCGGAGATAGCACCCCGCTACGACTTGCTAAATCGGGTGCTGTCTGCAGGTGTGGATCGTGTTTGGCGTGTAGCGGCTGTCAAAGCCGCATTGGAGAAAAAACCTTCTCGTATCCTCGACCTAGCCACCGGTACCGGCGACATCGCGCTGTTGCTCAAGAAGATAGCCCCAGAAGTTGAGGTTATCGGTGGTGATTTTGCACCCCCCATGCTCGAGCTAGCCCGTCAAAAAGCCCAGCGGGCCGGGCTCGAGATCCCCTTTGTTGAAGCGGACGCCCTAAACCTGCCCTTCCCTGATCAGCACTTCGATGCAGTAATCATCGCTTTCGGATTTCGCAATTTTGCCGACTACAACAAGGCCCTGGACGAGCTTTATAGGGTAATTGCACCAGGCGGACGGTTGTGCATTCTGGAGTTTCCCCCTCCACCCCGCGGTGGCCTGGGCCGGCTATACCGCTTCTATTTCACCCGTATTCTGCCCCTAATCGGGGGGTTGATTTCCGGCAACGCCTCGGCCTACCGCTATCTTCCCGATTCGGTGGAGCGCTTCCCAGATCCAATCACACTCGTTACCATGATGAGCCTGGCAGGCTTTAGCACCCGGTATCAGCTTTTTACCGGCGGCATTGCTGCCCTTCACGTTGGCGACAAACCCGAGCTTGCCCAGCCAATCCAAGCCCTCCGAACCGGAGAGTTCGAATCCTAA
- the radA gene encoding DNA repair protein RadA, with amino-acid sequence MARASIQFRCTECGYKSVKALGRCPNCGAWDSFEEEAPSLKSVGTGKAGVVRPRPVPNPAALTRLEDVPEGGEVRFSSRIGELDRVLGGGFVPGEVLLLGGEPGVGKSTLLLQVAQQMLEAGRRVVYLAGEESPGQIRLRAKRLGISGGLELLRETELGAMLATLEAAPPEFLVVDSIQTIETTASPGSLVAVRDATAALTRFAKHHQVTTVLVGHVTKEGFVAGPKVIEHVVDATLYLETAGNFRVLRSSKNRFGPVGEMGVFSMLHEGMEEVANPSAAFLAERPLGAPGSVVALSLSGERALALEVQALAARTPFPAPRRVSQGLDSRRVDVVLAVLERRLNLPLGNLDIYVNLAGGLRVFDPGLDLAVGLAVYSAVVGRPLPQDVAVVGEVGLAGELRSVEGLERRLREGQRAGFERLVHPPQFKSLEAAVSKFL; translated from the coding sequence ATGGCTAGGGCGTCTATCCAGTTTCGCTGTACCGAGTGCGGATACAAGTCGGTCAAGGCACTCGGGCGCTGCCCCAACTGTGGGGCATGGGACAGCTTCGAAGAAGAAGCGCCTTCGCTTAAATCTGTGGGCACTGGTAAGGCCGGGGTAGTGAGGCCCCGCCCCGTGCCCAATCCAGCGGCGTTGACCCGCCTCGAGGATGTGCCGGAAGGCGGCGAGGTGCGGTTCTCGAGTCGGATCGGGGAGCTTGACCGGGTGCTGGGCGGGGGGTTTGTGCCAGGCGAGGTGCTGTTGCTGGGTGGGGAGCCAGGGGTCGGTAAGAGCACCCTTCTGCTGCAGGTAGCCCAGCAGATGCTGGAAGCGGGCAGGCGCGTGGTTTATCTGGCCGGGGAGGAGTCGCCTGGGCAAATTCGCCTGCGGGCTAAGCGGCTGGGTATTTCGGGGGGGCTCGAGCTGCTCCGGGAAACCGAGCTGGGGGCTATGCTGGCTACCCTCGAGGCCGCCCCCCCCGAGTTTCTGGTAGTAGACTCCATTCAAACCATTGAAACCACCGCCTCGCCAGGCTCGTTGGTAGCTGTGCGTGACGCCACCGCGGCCCTAACCCGCTTTGCCAAGCATCATCAGGTCACCACCGTGTTGGTTGGGCATGTGACCAAAGAGGGCTTCGTGGCCGGGCCTAAGGTGATTGAGCACGTAGTAGACGCTACTTTGTACCTGGAAACCGCCGGCAACTTTAGAGTGCTGCGTTCCAGCAAAAACCGCTTCGGGCCGGTAGGCGAAATGGGCGTTTTTAGCATGTTGCACGAGGGAATGGAGGAAGTGGCTAACCCATCGGCAGCGTTTCTGGCTGAGCGGCCGTTGGGAGCGCCGGGTTCGGTGGTGGCCTTGAGCCTTTCAGGCGAGCGCGCACTGGCCCTGGAGGTGCAGGCCCTGGCAGCCCGCACGCCTTTCCCGGCCCCTCGCCGGGTTTCGCAGGGACTGGACAGCCGCCGGGTAGACGTGGTGCTGGCGGTGCTGGAGCGAAGGCTCAACCTGCCCCTGGGCAATCTGGATATCTACGTCAATCTGGCCGGTGGGCTGCGGGTTTTCGATCCGGGGTTGGATCTGGCCGTGGGGCTGGCGGTGTATTCTGCTGTGGTAGGCCGTCCGCTTCCCCAAGATGTGGCGGTAGTGGGCGAGGTAGGGTTGGCCGGGGAGTTGCGCAGCGTGGAGGGCCTCGAGCGCCGCCTGCGGGAAGGCCAGCGGGCAGGTTTTGAACGTCTGGTGCACCCACCCCAGTTCAAAAGCCTCGAGGCCGCGGTAAGCAAGTTTTTATGA